From the Asterias amurensis chromosome 1, ASM3211899v1 genome, the window cgaaattgcgtggttttctttttacctcgtccaataacacggtcatccatttatgggagtcaaaatgttgactcccataaaataatttttttataaatggccgaccgtgatagttcgcaacgtaaaaagaaaaccgtgcaattttgagtgatacttgtgtggatcattatattctacttttaaaacatctttctaaccacatacatttcataacaaacggtttcaaacgctttttatagaccaactcgtccgatccaaggcaacgtgttcctttaaacataatAAACAATGCTTATTAAAAATTCTGAGAACCACCACTAccactagacccagtaactggggcgctgtactccttttcaacaatttttgactttatctgtcgtacgacagataaagtcaaaaattgttgaaaaggagtacagcgccccagttactgggtctacactACCACCAAGAACATTAGAAAAAGAGACGACCTAAATAAAAAGCAGTTAGGCAACAAACATAGGAACAAAGGGGGAAATGCTAATGTTTTTTAACTTGATAAATTGCCTCAAAATAATATAACCATGGAGGCCCTTACCTTCCGCAGTTTTGAGTTAGTTCTCCCGGCGGCCGGCTCAGCACAAAAACAAAAGAGCTCCAAGTAAAATTACACGTAGCGGTACGGTTTTGGGCCCGAAATTGCCAGCCGCGTATTCCCGGAAAaaccagccgcgtattcgggaaatagaacacatacagtacagggaggtgacaaaagaTTTCGCATTTTGCTCGATTCAAAATTGGAATCCGTTATTTTAATCGAACGAATTTTGCAATATAAGCAATAACACACAATTTTTTAATagataatatatttatttattaactatttattatttttaagcaaaacattATATTGAactaatgaaaataaaaataaaaaaatgggcCGCAAATACCGAGCCAAATCCGAGTCAGTCATGTAATAAAATACAGTGTTTTGTACAAAATCAtattgaaaagaatttgtacccttcgttatgataaaaaacaatttttgggggTAACAGGGGCACACAAGGGGTGCACCATTTTTGTCTGGTGGGCACTTCTGGCAAGGTTTGTGCTTGACCTTTTCTTTAAAACAAGCCCATGACCTCAACAGGGGTGCcccctaaaaaagaaaaacatatcaATCAAAAGGGAATTTTAAGAAAATCTGGAATCCAACACGCTTTTTACCATTCTGGTTATTATTCATGGTTTCTTTTTTATTGACTtcaattgtttttatgaaaaaaggTAGTAGTTTTGCTGATTACAAAATACTCGTTTATCAAACTTGACAATTGTTGCTGAATATAAATCAATAATATTACAAGTGAGACAATACAAACAATCTGCATAGTAGTAgtgaatataaatatatatgaatagggtcattccgtgtcaaatcacccaatgggttaaaccctaccctcttcaaatttgctcaaatttggtttatggggtaatcgtggctcaacaagctcaaatttcaaatttcagctccatccgatACACGGTTTTCGCGTTACggcatgctctttcttgttgattttggtcaaaatgcgcctgacctctgacattcaaacgaccataaatcggtaacctttgggtcaaattggttaaaattggtgtctttggaaaggaaattgtgtaagctttccaaatatgtcttcttcttttttgtaggaacatgtttaggtatgataaccttttgacctctactttgaccttgacCCGGTTACAATGACCATTACTCTATGCAATGACTCTCAACATGGCACAACCAAGTTTTACGCTGATGATGTTAgatagattagattagattttttTATTCGTCATGCCCAGCATGAAAATCACTTCCCCGAGTTTGCACATTAAAATACAGTCATTAAAAATAGCACAGAACACTAATAAAAATTTCATATTgcacataaaaataatttaaaatacaacGGAATTaatatacataaaaaaaacagaaactaaACTAAGGATGACTTGGAAAGGAAAGGGGGATGGGAAAAGGAGAGAAGAAAGGGTGTGGGAGGGGTGGGAAGACAATACATGGGAACAAGGGAGAGGCCGTAGGAGACATGGATTGGGAAGTACATAGTAAGTTATCTaataaaattgttgttaaaataGAAAATTGCACTGGGTAAGAAGGATAGACGATGACGATTAGAGTTGGATTTGAGTTGACGCAATCTCCCAGACTTATTAAGAACAAAAGGTGTATGAAGTGGGTGGGTATCATCAAGTTGTATACTTTCGAGTTTTGACAATATAGCTGCCTTGTAGATGGAACCTAAGTCTTTTACAGGAATACCAATGAGCTTACTAGCAGATCTAGTGAttctgttgattttattttgattacCCACAGACAGACCATTCGCCCATGCAATGCAAGAGAACGCAATGACAGACTGAATTACACTTTCGTAAAAAAACATTATAATATCCCGGTCAATGTTAAAAATCTTAAGTTTCCTTAAAAAATACAAACGTTGATTAGCCTTAGAGCATAATTTCTGtgtattaaagtcacctggaagtataatttttttttctttcaaacataagagtatatgcttacgaacaataaaaatttttttttaataattgtttgtcacgatttatatgtttaaaaaatatataaagttgtttggggggctgactccgcctaccccttttgtgacgtccatcgaggcagactttgcctgcaatgcgtatagtaaacacacgtgcaaagtacatgtacgtccaagtcatgagttggtacatttcaaaaagtgtttttctgcattcagcagcaatacacctggtcggcattgccggaaaaaaacaatttttaattttttttttgaaacgtacaaactcacgacttggtccgtacatgtactttgcaattgtgtttactctacgcattacaggcaaagtctgcctcgattgacgtcacgaacagcgccctctcgggtcggggtctactcttaaacttgtaaataacataagaactgattttttaaaaccttagttaactgtttattcacattccactcatcaaaacacatatattagtgacaaaagctttattttgaaaaaataccacttccaggtgacctTAACATTCCAATTTAAATGGCTATCAATGTGAGTCCCAAGGTATTTatgttcaggggtggatttcacaaagagttaggactagtcttatctcgagttaggaccagttactcgtcctaacttaggactatccatgcaatttgtatatctcctaggactagtcctaagttaggactagtcctaactctttgtgaaatcgaccccagtaacCATTTCAATATCAACACCATTTATGTTTACAGGCTAAGAGTATGAACACAAGTATTCTCTGTCGGCTTAattcagacatgcaactttctaatttCAGACATGCaactctctaaaaaaaaaatggctgatacagtgttttcagttttctaaggcacttttttgaaaagaaaaagaggaaatcagctgatcagttGAAAAGTGGCATGCCTGTTATAGGAAGCAAGAGGATTCAATTAGAAAAACCCTCCTTCCTTTGGTCAATTTTCATCAGCTCTACTTCAAAGACAAGAGTAGCACCCCCTGGAAAAAACAAAGCAGGATAGTATTTTCATTAttaattttacacaaaataaacattcatattaaaggcactggggtcgatttcacaaagagttaggactactcctaagttaggactagtcctaggagatatacaaattgcatggatagtcctaagttaggacgagtaacttgtcctaactcgagataagactagtcctaactctttgtgaaatcctcccCTGGAAACGTTTGGTtatgactcaaaataaatattagcctaaaaatttacttggtatcAAGAAACAGAGAGCTGTTAAGCcatagtgagaaacgactccctttgaagtaacttaATTTTTGATAaggaggtattttctcactcaaatatttgaatctgagaaagactccaggcctgaagtttttttttagggcaTTCTGAAAGCCAAAGCAACTTTgacaacaagggtatttttttctttttttagagaggtttcgcaagcatcagatacacatacagataccgatacatcgacactttgtgtgttcacgtgacgcgtatccGAGACTATCGTATTTTGAATACACGTTAGCAACGGATATGGGAGCTCAAACCTGTCGTACAAAAacggatactgttttgcagacttttagctgtctttttgtcccagatcaaaaacatttcccacggaattgctttcactggtatTGTGCTTGATATATAGACAATtgttagtcatttgcaagcaaaacgatgagaaaGTTCAGTGTATAAAATGCGGCGTCTCTCGGTCATGTttgtcagaaaaacactcattatgaatgcgagcgcactcaagtgaaacatGCCTAtagtttgcaaaacaaaatccaataCGCGATTGACGTGAACGAatacggttatcatatccgtatctgtatctgtatccatacgcttgcgaaacctctccaTTACTTTCTTTTAACTTTGATgggaccagttgagcccaattttcacagcttagtttatgcatatgttgggatacaccacgtgagaatgctggtctttgacatatatcaaacgtgtccagtgcctttaaaagaaaatcaataatCTGTTTGTTTAGTATACCTCAAAACAgataaaaggggggggggcccACTCACCTGGGATTTTGGGAGGTGATCCTCGGTCTCCATATCCTAGATCAGATGGGATAAGTAGTTTTCTCTTCTCTCCAACACACATGCTGAAAATTATGTAATGAACAAGTACAATCATTGCATGCATCATGATCAacaatattatacacataatgaatgtttatgagtgcaatggtgcgaaaatgttcatgagttgaaagatggaatgttctatttaacgaggcggagccgagttgaatggaacgctccagctttcaacgaatgaaaatatttgcactattgcgcgaatgaaaaacattcattatctgttttttatataacatccaagtagatctttgtcattttgattggaagatacaacttttaaaacaaacaaacaaagcgtaggcctacaatttttaattgtgaaattacacccgtttctCTTTTGGGTCtgcctgttggattcaacagtcacaatgtgcgttctgtacagctattttgaAACACgcagaagccgaatgctagtaatgtgccttgcagtaacactgctgcgttaccaaagacacgcgcacgcagtgatgtttttgactcagatttttcgttccatccgaaaagtactattgaACGCtgcagcgtgcaatagtacttttcggatggaacaaaaaagcacggtgagtgactcagcgtgcaatggtacttttatttgctatcgtGTGACGGACAATCCACCAATCAAAttgcaaggatctgcttgggtgttatataaacaGTTATATTATCAGCCATAATAGTGATAGTGTTTAGATACAACGAATCAGTAAAATGGCAAAAGTAGTATTTATAGTATGTGCTTTTTAACCATGAATTCTTATGACTACTGTGTATGAGCTGTGTTAAACAAACATTCTCAAAAGGTTTCCCAAACAAGGAGATCCTTTTCAAATTGATCAAATCTTTGACCACCCATACGTGGTGCTTTCATTGGCTAAGTTTCTTGCATACCCAATAATagtttgatgttatttttactGCCTGCATATTGCAAAAGGTATTTATATAGTGCATTATGCTAAGTCCCAAAGCgcttaacacaaaataaaaaacacagttaCGTAAAAAGAAACACGTTAAATACAGAAAGTACAGTTAAAATCCACATGGAAGAAAAATGATTAATATCACTAGCCAAATacataataaaattaaaaacactggaAGAACCAGTGGAAGAACCAGTTCATCACATTCTAAAATACTGTGAATTGCAGCGAAGGTTTACTGTGAGGGCTTCATCTGTGCAgatgttaagcaacattgtGAATAGAAGgaaaattttacaaataataataataataataacaccatttaTAAAGCACCTTTTCCTATGGGTTGCAAAGCACTCAGAGaataacaagaaaaacacaacaacaatctGAATGAAATCAAAAACCAAGAGGGAAAACAtgagaccaggggccaatttcatagagctgcttaagcaaaaaatctgcttaagcacgaaaatagctggcttattttacacatgttactggccaaaatttcatgccatgtacattgcttgagactggtatttagctgttgtttacttagcataacaattgagtggggtcttggccgataatctgactttactaagcaaggaattttttgcttaagcaaacaattttgcttaagcagctctatgaaattgggcccaggcaaaGCCTGCAGCATTGAGGCAAAGAAAGTCCTGCAAAAGCCGGTCTCTCTTTGACGAGAACGTGCAAATAAGGTACAGATGCACTTGCAacttgcttgttaccaaggaaAATAAATTGAACACCTTGCCAACAGGTGTCACCAAACCAATTAAGCCCTAAAGCTACTGAATACTCACTCGAGTAGTCCTTCGTCCCAGCCTTTGATCACCTGGCCTGCGCCAAGTGTAAAAACAAACGGCTTCCCCCTTGGAATGCTGCTGTCAAACTTGGTTCCATCTTCTAGTGTGCCCtggattaaaacaaatacaataaattaaaagaccacaaaaacaaagaaagtcAAGGGATCAAATTGGAAAAAATCTAAGGTTAGAAACATTTATTGGCTGATGGCTTAGTAATTAATTGGACTTAAAATAAACCTCAAGATCAGAACCTGAAAAACTTCCAACTGGATTTTACACGTTCAGCTGAGAAACACCAACGAGTCTAAATCTCTGCAGCTCCCATATGATGTCAATACAAAACATACCACCAGTgctgtagctagaccaattttaatGGTGGGCTCTAAATAAAGTTAAGTCCACCAAGGGTGAATGGTTCAGCTGTAATAGTCAAAACCCCAGTTGCTGTAAAGATGGTGTGTATCACGACCTTTCtaaatataataattaaaataattttttgaatttCTATTGCTCTCTCTCCAGAACCAGCCTATTCTTCTTCCAAGTAAAGTGCAGACTTATGGCATGAATATAACGCACAGCGGCAGTGTGATATTGGGGCACATTACAGTAAAAATGGCCTAAGAAAAAATTACACCGaaacaaaataagcaaaataGGAATCAAAGCCTTATAGACAAAACAGGTGCATGAACACCATAGGTAGGATAATTCATTGGCAAGTCATGATCTAGAAAATAATGGTTTTCTCTTCCTTACTGTGTAATGCATATGCAAGGAATCACCAACTTTGGATCTCCGGTCACAGTTTTCCACCTTCTTCGTGACGTCGATCTGGAGCTTCTGAGGCTTGTCACCAGCctcaaccacaacaacaacaacaacaacaacacaggCGATGAGGATGAATGTAACAATCCCAGCAGTCAGCGCCACCTTTAAAGATGCCATCTTTGAAATTGCTCTTCAACTAAAAAAACAGATGATTTATTATATCAGTAATGTCAAAATGAATGATCAATAACAAATTTTGACTTTACTTGGTGTGATAATCATTACCCTCGAGATTAAAGGAACGTGACTAAGAGCTATGATATATTATTCCAGATTCCCAGTATAGACCTTTACccgtgcccaatttcatagagctgcttcatcAGCGGTCcatttgtgcttactgtgcgatttccatttcatagcgatgCTAATTATTAGCACACAAAAGAGCGATCTAATTATCTGATGCTTActgcataaaaataaatgacgCCACAATGGCAATGCTAATCCATGGACCATGGTGAATCAATTGTAAACACGCAATAAGAACGCCTAATttgtctgctaacctgtgaaataaatATGCTTGCACCGTAGCacttttttctgctacagtaagctaGAAATTGTGCTTACTGTTAACCAGCACTAACCCTGGACAATATCCTAAATTTTGACTGGCGATATATAGTCGGGTAAATATTGCCGAGGTATGACGATATATCGCCAAATTGTTCAAGTTCAAAACAGCCTTATAAATGGTTAGATAGTGTTAcaacttaaaacaaaacctcagcactatgaaattgggccctgcctgatgatcttgttgattttttatttgtaaGCTTTATGGACAATTAAGACTTAGCCTTTAGGAGGCTAATTTAAATTTGCAGtagtttaattattttgttataaaaatatatgaataataaataaatagtattaTAATACACTTCTTGctcgttctgtattctggttggctgaaacacggtcacgtgggatgaactaatataggctagtgatcgtgCGCGCATGTTTTGccggaatagtaccagagcggggaATAGTCTTTAAatatagtgcccgcggtaacagcaccctctcttgacttgaaccgtgaacaacaactacaaaactcattttcaatcaatcaatcaatcaatcaatcaacttttatttccatacaaacacaatatacaaatacaaacaataggatgttacaatactgaaaactgtatggaggcatggcccattaaagcaaagcttgtaagctggaatgcctttacaaaacaaaggaaggtaataagatcatttaaattataaaacaatgcgtatagtaacaacaataacatcaaaacGAGACGGATAAACGaaacgcaaaaacaaaacacccaacaagacaaacaaacacctcaaactaacacctcaaacaaaaccaaacaaacaaacaaacaaacaaacaatacaattacCATAAGACGGCCACGACGATAGaactaaaccaaaataatgacagaatcaCAACTATGTTACATAATGGgagacaatgtgttttttgaagGATGCTTTGAATCGGCCAACAGAGGACTGCGAGCGAATTCGTCTATCAATTGAATTCCAGAGGCGGGGCCCATGATAGCGAAGAGTGTTCATTGTGTAAGAAGTATGTGAAAAAGGGATATAGAGATTGTTACAGGAGCGTGTGTTATAAAGGTGCGTGTTGCTGACAAAAGGAAAGTAATTGGAGAAAGTGTGGGGCAgaa encodes:
- the LOC139937252 gene encoding peptidyl-prolyl cis-trans isomerase FKBP2-like, with the protein product MASLKVALTAGIVTFILIACVVVVVVVVVEAGDKPQKLQIDVTKKVENCDRRSKVGDSLHMHYTGTLEDGTKFDSSIPRGKPFVFTLGAGQVIKGWDEGLLDMCVGEKRKLLIPSDLGYGDRGSPPKIPGGATLVFEVELMKIDQRKEGFSN